The following proteins come from a genomic window of Triticum aestivum cultivar Chinese Spring chromosome 6A, IWGSC CS RefSeq v2.1, whole genome shotgun sequence:
- the LOC123127901 gene encoding beta-D-xylosidase 3 yields the protein MASSLRHCVLLASLMCAVSVAFTSVSGGGSGLGPITTNGRNYTKVCDPARFAALGLEMGGFRYCDASLPYAERVWDLVGRLTLEEKVRNLGDRAEGAARVGLPPYLWWGEALHGVSDTGPGGTRFGDVVPGATSFPLVINSAAAFNETLWGAIGGAVSTEIRAMYNLGHAELTYWSPNINVVRDPRWGRASETPGEDPFVVGRYAVSFVRAMQDIDAGGPGADPFARPIKVSSCCKHYAAYDVDAWLTADRLTFDARVEERDMIETFERPFEMCVRDGDASCVMCSYNRINGVPACANARLLSETVRGEWQLHGYIVSDCDSVRVMVRDAKWLGYNGVEATAAAMKAGLDLDCGMYWEGAQDFFTAFGLDAVRQGKLRESEVDNALRNLYLTLMRLGFFDGIPELESLGADDVCTEEHKELAADAARQGMVLIKNDHGRLPLDINKVHSLSLVGLLQHINATDVMLGDYRGKPCRVVTPYDAIRKVVSATSAHVCDDGACGTAADVKTVDATIVIAGLNMSVEKEGNDREDLLLPWNQTNWISAVAEASPYPIVLVIISAGGVDVSFAQNNPKIGAIVWAGYPGEEGGTAIADVLFGKYNPGGRLPLTWYKNEYISKIPMTSMALRPVADKGFPGRTYKFYGGPEVLYPFGHGLSYSNFSYASDTTGASVTARVAAWESCKQLTRKPGTAPLACPAVNVAGHGCQEEVSFSPSVANRGSRDGTHVVMVYTVPPAEVDDAPLKQLVAFRRVFVPAGAAVQVPFTLNVCKAFAIVEETAYTVVPSGVSTVLVGDEALSFSFPVKIELAV from the exons ATGGCGTCCTCGCTTCGCCATTGCGTGCTCTTGGCCTCGCTCATGTGTGCCGTTTCCGTCGCCTTCACTTCTGTctccggcggcggctccgggctcggCCCAATCACCACCAATGGCCGGAACTACACCAAGGTCTGCGACCCGGCCCGGTTCGCGGCCTTGGGTCTTGAAATGGGTGGCTTCCGGTACTGCGACGCCTCCCTGCCGTACGCCGAGCGGGTGTGGGACCTCGTCGGCCGCCTCACGCTGGAGGAGAAGGTGCGCAACCTCGGCGACCGGGCCGAGGGCGCGGCGCGCGTCGGGCTGCCGCCGTACCTCTGGTGGGGGGAGGCCCTGCACGGCGTGTCGGACACCGGCCCGGGCGGCACGCGGTTCGGCGACGTGGTGCCCGGCGCCACCAGCTTCCCGCTCGTCATCAACAGCGCCGCGGCGTTCAACGAGACGCTGTGGGGAGCCATCGGCGGCGCGGTGTCCACCGAGATCAGGGCCATGTACAACCTGGGCCACGCCGAGCTCACGTACTGGAGCCCCAACATCAACGTCGTGCGCGACCCGCGGTGGGGCCGCGCCAGCGAGACGCCCGGCGAGGACCCCTTCGTCGTCGGACGGTACGCCGTCAGCTTCGTCCGCGCAATGCAGGACATCGACGCCGGCGGTCCCGGTGCCGACCCTTTCGCCCGGCCCATCAAGGTCTCCAGCTGCTGCAAGCACTACGCCGCCTACGACGTGGACGCGTGGCTCACCGCCGACCGCCTGACGTTCGACGCGCGGGTGGAGGAGCGCGACATGATCGAGACGTTCGAGCGGCCGTTCGAGATGTGCGTGCGGGACGGGGACGCGAGCTGCGTCATGTGCTCCTACAACCGCATCAACGGCGTCCCGGCCTGCGCCAACGCGCGGCTCCTGTCGGAGACCGTCCGCGGCGAGTGGCAGCTCCACGGGTACATCGTCTCCGACTGCGACTCGGTCCGCGTCATGGTCAGGGACGCCAAGTGGCTCGGGTACAACGGCGTGGAGGCCACGGCGGCGGCCATGAAGGCCGGGCTGGACCTCGACTGCGGCATGTACTGGGAGGGCGCGCAGGACTTCTTTACCGCCTTCGGCCTCGACGCCGTGCGGCAGGGGAAGCTGCGGGAGTCCGAGGTCGACAACGCGCTGCGGAACCTCTACCTCACCCTCATGAGGCTCGGCTTCTTCGACGGCATTCCGGAACTGGAGTCCCTCGGCGCCGACGACGTCTGCACGGAGGAGCACAAGGAGCTGGCCGCCGACGCCGCGAGGCAAGGCATGGTGCTCATCAAGAACGATCACGGCCGGCTGCCATTGGACATCAACAAGGTCCATTCATTGTCGTTGGTTGGCCTACTGCAACACATCAACGCCACGGATGTCATGCTTGGAGACTACAGAG GCAAGCCATGCAGAGTTGTGACGCCGTACGATGCGATAAGGAAGGTCGTCAGCGCCACGTCGGCGCACGTGTGCGACGACGGCGCGTGCGGCACGGCCGCCGACGTGAAGACCGTGGACGCGACCATCGTCATCGCCGGCCTCAACATGAGCGTGGAGAAGGAGGGCAACGACAGGGAGGATCTCCTCCTGCCGTGGAACCAGACCAACTGGATCAGCGCGGTCGCCGAGGCCTCGCCGTACCCAATCGTGCTGGTGATCATTTCCGCCGGCGGCGTCGACGTCTCCTTTGCGCAGAACAACCCCAAGATCGGTGCCATCGTCTGGGCCGGGTACCCCGGCGAGGAAGGAGGCACGGCCATCGCCGACGTGCTCTTCGGAAAATACAATCCAG GGGGGAGGCTGCCGCTAACGTGGTACAAGAACGAGTACATCAGCAAGATCCCGATGACGTCCATGGCGCTGCGGCCGGTCGCCGACAAGGGGTTCCCCGGCAGGACCTACAAGTTCTACGGCGGGCCGGAAGTGCTCTACCCGTTCGGCCACGGTCTCAGCTACAGCAACTTCAGCTACGCGTCCGACACCACCGGGGCTTCCGTCACAGCCCGGGTTGCCGCATGGGAGTCCTGCAAGCAGCTCACCCGCAAGCCGGGGACGGCCCCGCTGGCCTGCCCGGCCGTCAACGTCGCCGGGCACGGGTGCCAAGAGGAGGTAAGTTTCAGCCCGAGCGTGGCCAACCGTGGCAGCAGGGACGGCACCCACGTCGTGATGGTCTACACGGTGCCGCCGGCCGAGGTGGACGACGCGCCGCTGAAACAGCTGGTGGCGTTCCGAAGGGTATTCGTGCCGGCCGGGGCCGCCGTCCAAGTGCCGTTCACGCTCAACGTGTGCAAGGCGTTCGCCATCGTCGAGGAGACGGCCTACACCGTGGTGCCGTCGGGCGTCAGCACGGTCCTGGTCGGAGACGAAGCGCTGTCATTCTCTTTCCCCGTGAAGATCGAGCTGGCTGTATAG